In Pseudomonadota bacterium, the following are encoded in one genomic region:
- a CDS encoding TatD family deoxyribonuclease, producing the protein MELIDTHCHLDVSEFDADREAVLARCRSMGITRIVVPAVTASGWDGLLALCARESGLLPALGLHPVYLDLHQDQDVALLADYLRRERPVAVGEIGIDHYVKSIDHQRQQTLFAAQLTCAREADLPVLLHVRKAHDEVLAVLRRIRVKGGIAHAFNGSLQQAEQYLELGFKLGFGGTLTYERSRNIRRLARELPLEAIVLETDAPDLVVASHHGERNSPEYLIEVAEALAEIRAEALELIAATTTANACAVLGLDGRQPA; encoded by the coding sequence ATGGAACTGATCGATACCCACTGCCACCTCGACGTGAGCGAGTTCGACGCCGATCGGGAGGCCGTGCTGGCACGGTGTCGGAGCATGGGAATCACACGCATCGTCGTGCCTGCCGTTACCGCGTCGGGATGGGATGGGTTGCTCGCGCTGTGCGCCAGGGAAAGTGGGCTCCTGCCCGCGCTGGGGCTGCATCCGGTCTATCTCGATCTCCATCAGGATCAAGACGTCGCTCTTCTGGCCGATTATCTGCGGCGCGAACGCCCGGTCGCCGTGGGTGAGATCGGTATCGATCACTACGTGAAATCCATCGATCATCAACGTCAGCAAACGCTTTTTGCGGCGCAATTGACCTGCGCACGCGAGGCGGACCTGCCGGTGCTGCTGCATGTGCGCAAGGCCCATGACGAGGTGCTTGCGGTGCTGCGTCGTATACGGGTGAAGGGTGGCATCGCTCATGCTTTCAACGGCAGCCTGCAGCAGGCCGAACAGTACCTAGAGTTGGGGTTCAAGCTTGGTTTTGGCGGCACACTGACCTACGAGCGTTCCCGGAATATCCGGCGATTGGCCCGCGAACTGCCGTTGGAGGCCATAGTGCTGGAGACCGACGCCCCCGATCTGGTGGTTGCCAGCCACCATGGGGAGCGCAATAGCCCTGAGTACCTCATCGAGGTGGCTGAAGCGTTGGCAGAGATACGCGCCGAGGCACTGGAACTGATCGCCGCGACCACTACCGCCAATGCCTGCGCTGTGCTGGGCCTCGATGGACGCCAGCCAGCTTGA
- a CDS encoding DsbA family protein translates to MPVVPSATTGDAILYYAHDPMCSWCFGFAPVWTRLQDELPAGVTVKRLLGGLAPDTDLPMPEAMREQLQATWRRIETRVPGTRFNFDFWTKCQPRRSTYPACRAVIAARAQGEQYDAAMTRVIQQAYYQQARNPSDEATLVALAEELGLDADRFRATLRDPATQRQLLAEIEETDALGASGYPSLILVTAAGRWLVPLDYGDAAPMRATIETLLAERTATWN, encoded by the coding sequence ATGCCGGTCGTGCCTAGCGCAACCACGGGCGATGCGATCCTCTATTACGCGCATGATCCCATGTGCAGCTGGTGTTTTGGTTTTGCCCCGGTCTGGACCCGCTTGCAGGATGAGCTTCCTGCCGGAGTAACCGTGAAACGCCTGTTGGGTGGGCTGGCTCCCGATACCGATCTGCCCATGCCCGAGGCGATGCGTGAACAATTGCAGGCCACCTGGCGCCGGATTGAAACGCGTGTACCGGGGACTCGCTTCAATTTCGATTTCTGGACGAAATGCCAACCGCGCCGTTCCACCTACCCGGCCTGTCGCGCGGTGATCGCGGCACGTGCCCAGGGCGAGCAGTACGACGCTGCCATGACGCGCGTCATACAGCAGGCCTACTATCAGCAGGCGCGCAATCCCTCCGATGAGGCGACGCTGGTGGCGCTGGCCGAAGAGCTGGGTCTCGATGCGGACCGCTTTCGCGCGACTCTCCGTGATCCGGCGACGCAGCGCCAGCTGCTGGCGGAAATCGAGGAAACCGATGCCTTAGGGGCATCCGGCTACCCCAGTCTGATCCTGGTGACCGCTGCAGGTCGTTGGCTGGTGCCCCTCGATTACGGCGATGCCGCGCCGATGCGCGCAACGATCGAGACGCTACTCGCTGAACGCACAGCGACATGGAACTGA
- the lon gene encoding endopeptidase La: MQESDTLNGEIINTEAGNDAAVHSDLAVPGDLLPNTLHILPIFERPFFPAQALPMLLDADQWLETVEAVGEAAHHKVGMLLVHTEPQQLPDPEDFFRVGCVVRMHHPIHNGDKIQFIAEGMQRFRIVRWMSKKPPFVAQVEYPDEATDRSDEARAYAMALINTIRELLPLNPLYGEELKQFLNRFSPNEPSALADFAASLVTSGREELQRILETFPVRQRMERVLLLIKKELEVAKLQTKIRQQVEEKISDQQRKFFLREQLKEIQHELGIAKDDKTADIERFKQRLAKLTVPEQAQKRIDEELEKLAILESGSPEYGVTRNYLDWLTNLPWGVHSKDKLDLNRARKILDRDHDSLEDVKERIVEFLAVGVLKGEIRGSILCLVGPPGVGKTSIGRSIADALGRKFYRFSLGGMRDEAEIKGHRRTYIGAMPGKFIQAIKDAGVANPLIMLDEIDKVGASYHGDPASALLEVLDPEQNIDFLDHYLDVRFDLSKCLFICTANQLDTIPAPLLDRMEVIRLSGYITAEKLEIARNHLWPRALEKTGLKASQLKISDAALRQVIEGYAREAGVRNLEKQLLRICRKTVVRVARSRKALKTVRVGVTNLEEFLGKPLFKPEKPIRGVGVATGLAWTRLGGVTLPVEATKVHSKNRGFKLTGKLGEVMRESAELAYSYIASHLADYGADSDHFDNAFIHLHVPEGATPKDGPSAGITMATALLSLARNVRPRGPIAMTGELTLTGQVLPVGGIREKVIAARRVKIKELILPEDNRRDFDELPDHIRAGLTVHFASHYDEVAPVMFR; encoded by the coding sequence ATGCAAGAATCCGACACCCTGAACGGCGAAATCATCAACACCGAGGCCGGCAACGACGCGGCGGTTCATTCCGATCTGGCTGTACCGGGTGACCTGCTGCCCAATACCCTGCACATCCTGCCGATTTTCGAGCGGCCCTTCTTCCCCGCCCAGGCCCTGCCCATGCTGCTCGATGCCGATCAATGGCTGGAGACGGTCGAGGCGGTGGGCGAGGCCGCACACCATAAAGTGGGAATGCTGCTGGTTCATACCGAACCTCAGCAACTGCCCGACCCCGAAGACTTCTTTCGCGTCGGCTGCGTGGTGCGTATGCACCATCCGATCCACAACGGCGACAAGATCCAGTTCATCGCCGAGGGTATGCAGCGTTTTCGCATCGTGCGCTGGATGAGCAAGAAACCGCCCTTTGTCGCCCAGGTGGAGTACCCTGACGAGGCGACCGATCGCAGCGATGAGGCACGCGCCTACGCCATGGCGCTGATCAACACCATCCGCGAGCTGCTGCCCCTCAATCCGCTCTACGGCGAGGAGCTCAAACAGTTCCTCAATCGTTTCAGCCCCAACGAGCCTTCGGCGCTGGCCGATTTCGCGGCAAGCCTGGTCACCTCCGGGCGGGAAGAGCTGCAGCGGATTCTGGAGACCTTCCCGGTGCGCCAGCGTATGGAGCGGGTGCTGCTGCTGATCAAGAAAGAGCTGGAGGTCGCCAAACTGCAGACCAAGATCCGCCAGCAGGTGGAAGAGAAGATCTCCGACCAGCAGCGCAAGTTCTTCCTGCGCGAACAGCTCAAGGAGATCCAGCACGAGCTGGGCATTGCCAAGGATGATAAGACGGCGGACATCGAACGCTTCAAGCAGCGCCTGGCCAAACTGACGGTGCCCGAACAGGCGCAGAAGCGCATCGACGAGGAGCTGGAGAAACTTGCGATACTCGAATCGGGCTCGCCCGAATACGGTGTCACCCGCAACTACCTGGATTGGCTGACCAACCTGCCGTGGGGGGTGCACTCCAAGGACAAACTCGATTTAAACCGGGCGCGTAAAATTCTCGATCGCGACCACGACAGTCTGGAGGATGTGAAGGAGCGTATCGTCGAGTTTCTGGCGGTGGGTGTGCTGAAAGGCGAGATTCGCGGCTCGATCCTCTGTCTCGTCGGCCCGCCGGGTGTGGGCAAGACCTCAATCGGCCGCTCCATCGCCGATGCCCTGGGACGCAAGTTCTACCGCTTCAGCCTCGGCGGCATGCGCGACGAGGCCGAAATCAAAGGCCACCGCCGCACCTACATCGGCGCCATGCCCGGCAAATTCATCCAGGCCATCAAGGATGCGGGCGTCGCCAATCCGCTGATCATGCTCGACGAGATCGACAAGGTGGGCGCCTCCTACCACGGCGATCCCGCCTCGGCACTGCTGGAGGTGCTCGATCCGGAGCAGAACATCGATTTCCTCGATCACTATCTCGACGTGCGCTTCGACCTCTCCAAGTGCCTGTTTATCTGCACCGCCAACCAGCTCGACACCATCCCCGCCCCATTGCTCGATCGCATGGAGGTGATCCGATTATCGGGTTACATCACTGCGGAAAAACTGGAGATCGCCAGGAACCACCTCTGGCCGCGCGCCCTGGAAAAGACCGGATTGAAGGCAAGCCAGCTAAAAATCAGCGATGCCGCGCTGCGCCAGGTGATCGAGGGCTACGCCCGCGAAGCGGGCGTGCGCAACCTGGAGAAGCAGCTACTGCGCATCTGCCGCAAGACGGTGGTGCGCGTGGCGCGCTCGCGCAAGGCGCTGAAAACCGTGCGTGTCGGTGTCACCAATCTCGAGGAGTTCCTGGGAAAACCGTTGTTCAAGCCGGAAAAGCCGATCCGCGGCGTGGGGGTGGCCACCGGTCTGGCCTGGACGCGGCTGGGCGGCGTCACACTGCCCGTCGAGGCGACGAAAGTCCACAGCAAGAATCGCGGCTTCAAACTCACGGGCAAATTGGGCGAAGTGATGCGCGAATCGGCCGAACTCGCCTACTCCTACATCGCCTCGCATCTCGCTGACTACGGTGCCGATTCCGACCATTTCGACAACGCCTTCATCCACCTCCATGTACCCGAAGGCGCGACACCCAAGGATGGCCCCAGCGCCGGTATCACCATGGCCACCGCGCTGCTCTCGCTGGCCCGCAACGTGCGCCCACGCGGACCCATCGCCATGACCGGGGAGTTGACTCTCACGGGGCAGGTTCTGCCGGTGGGCGGCATCCGTGAAAAGGTGATCGCCGCACGGCGGGTGAAGATCAAAGAGCTGATTCTTCCCGAGGACAACCGCCGTGACTTCGATGAACTCCCGGACCATATCCGCGCCGGTCTGA